atatttttatacatCTAATAAGAAGATGgacaaatttttttcttgcttttcttaaTTCTATCTGACCTtggttttaggtcagttagaattactaacattttttctatttgctaaatccCTAACACAAAAACTAtcaaaaaagtttcttttttttcttccaaaattgttgtttttccatcaggcttatttatttttgtaattccaatttgtacAACTATATAATTAATGGAAAAGCAACTAATGTTCTGCAGATATTGGGGCAGACTTCATCCTAACAagcctttttcctttttcttccagatAACATCAGGTGAGTACATCCAGATGTCGGGGCGTGCTGGCAGGAGAGGAATGGATGACAGAGGAATAGTTATTTTTATGGTGGATGAGAAGATGAGTCCAGCTGTGGGCAAACAGCTACTAAAGGTACAGTAAATCTGAATGCTATAAATCTTTGATCGTATTATGGCCGACTAAGCTGATCGAATAAAGGGTAATCAGACCATTTGGTGTGCTGTCATAACTTGGCAACCTTCTCACAGAGAACCCAGAGTCTTGATTGTCAGTCTTTGCTTTGACACATTTATATGCATGTTGCtataaatatacagtacagcTGTGTGCCTTTTGAAACGCATAGCCTGATATTGGAGGCTGTGAAATGTTGCTGCGGTTACAAAATCTCTCAAGTTTTTAAATTGGAGTCAGCGACTTCAGCGTACTTGGATGTAAACCTCTTACGGTTTATCCcatctgttttctgctgtaCCCAACATTTCTGCTGTGGTGGTGCTTTGCAGGGCTCAGCAGATCCTTTGAACAGTGCCTTCCACCTGACCTACAACATGGTGCTCAACCTGCTGCGTGTAGAAGAGATCAACCCAGAGTACATGCTGGAGAAATCCTTCTACCAGTTTCAGCACTACAGGGCTTTGCCCGGCGTCGTTGAGAGTCAGCATCCTGTTTATTATTTCTACACCAATTTGGGTAATGTTGTAGCAAGTTTAATGAGATTACTGCTTccgctttttttattttgcagaaattaagAAGTTGGAGGAGCAGTATCACACTATTGAGATTCCTAACGAGGATAGTGTTATTACATACTTTAAGATCAGGCAGCAGCTGGCTAAGCTGGGTAAAGAGATACAAGAATTCATCCACAAGCCCAAATACTGCCTGCCCTTCCTTCAGCCTGGCCGACTCGTGAAGGTGCGTCTCTTTCCCCTTTCACATTCTGGGAATATTTCCAGACTCCTGCATTACCATTTTATTAAAGACCAATATACTGATGCCACAGGTGAAAAATGAGGATACTGACTTTGGCTGGGGAGTGGTTGTAAACTTTAGCAAGAAAGCAAACACAAAGGTAAGCCAGACTTTACTGCCACCAATGCTGGTGCGTTTTATTGGGAATTTAGTGGTCAAAACTGCATGATGGTGAATAAGCTTCAATTCAAGCCTTTCTTTTGAATATCTGGCTTATTTGAGGATTTTATCCTGGGAGACCTTTCTTCTCTCCAGTCTCAAATCTTTCGTATCTCCCTAAGGTTTTCTTTCTCCATCTATCTTTACATCAACTGCAACCTACTTCCCTTCTTTCAACCTTTCCATATTTTCCCTTAActggactttatttattaattgcatGATTTCTCAAGGCAGTTTGGTACCAAGAAATAAAATCctaagcaacagaaaaaattacctaaatgcaaatgtaactgtttagtttttttacatttttttttttttttttttttgagaaaaaaggaaacactttattcttctttatttttgttgttcagaACTACGCACTATTTTGTGTAATCTGTCACCGGAAATCTCaacaaaatacttcaaaacCTGGTTAAATTTGAGAATGTGAATAAATAGAAAGTATGAATTTGCTTCCAGTCTATAGTTAAATGTGACTGACGTGATTTTCATGCTTTAGGCCTGTGGAGACTCTGAGCCGCTGTACGTAGTCGAGGTTTTGCTTCATTGTAGTAAAGAAAGTGCAAAAAATTCTGCAACGGAAGCGGCCAAGCCTGCTGCTCCAGGGGAGACCGGAGAGATGCAGGTTggtgaaactaaaacacagacacacacacacacacacacacacacacacacacacacacacactgaattgTGTGCATCACTTTTTCCGCTCACATTTCAATCTGTTTTTCTACCCAGGTGGTTCCAGTGATGCTCCACCTCCTCACTTCGATCAGCTCAGTTCGTCTTTACATCCCTAAAGATCTCAGACCTTTTGACAACAGGCAGCTCATGCTCAAGTCCATACAGGTACAGgtttcatatgtaaaaaaaaaaaaaaaattaaaaattcttttacaaaaatcttcatcaagacattttctttcctcttatTCTTCAGGAGGTGCAGAAGCGGTTCCCGGACGGCGTTCCTTTACTCGACCCCATCGACGATATGGGCATCAAAGACCCTGGCCTGAAGAAGGTCATTCAGAAGGTGGAGGCCTTCGAACACCggatgtacacacacacactccacagTGACCCCAACTTAGAATCCGTCTACTCCCTGTGTGAGAGGAAAGCACAGGtaagaatgtgtttgtgtgcaaacAAGTTAAATCTGACGTGATTTTCCTGCTCATAGTCAGACTTTTCTATGagtcaaacaataaaataatggaTGGAGCTTGCTGCTATTTTAACGAAATGTGAACTTATTTATTAAGACAAAGCAGTTGTAGTTGAAAATAGCCAATAACCTTCTATTGTTtctagttcttttttttttttttaacaaacgcAGGAAGTAAGCAGCAATATCCCAACATCTGCCGTCAAAGGTCACATGAAATCAGCCTCACTACATAAAcggaactttttatttttattttgccacgTCTCTTTATCTGCTCTGTGGTGTTTTCCTGCACTAAACCAGCACAATCGATGTTTCAGACCTCCAGGTCccattcagttaaaaaaacaaatcattccCAGCATCACAGAACAAAACGAGGAATTGTGTTCTGTGGGGatttgacagaaataaagaggagaaaatagaaacatcAAGTTAGAAGCTATGCAGCAGCTGTAACAGGCGGTTGGTTTATTACAGATTGATGTAATTATGTTACAGTTTAATAGCACCTTAAAACTTACCTGGATTTTTCCTAGTACTTACTATCAGGTTTAATTGGCGAACTGGAAAATGTCCTCTCTGCCACTGTGCCACACCAGTCAGCATTAAAGTTCCTACTGattttaaaagtgttgtttgatcagaaattatttaagtcTAAGTCTGTCATAATAAGTAATTAATTGCATGCTGATTTAAACTGAGCTCAATAATGTCTTTTCtgatcattaatattttttgaaaggcAATTTTGTCTTCAGAAACTccataataaattttatttatgattttggttgagttttttttgttgttgttgtacttTGTCTTTTAGGTTGATGTGTATAAAtttgtatatttgaaatatctcccagttccagtgttaaaaatCCTGGCTTTCTGATGGTATATCAGGCAGTGGCAGAAAGAAAGTGAAATTCTTGGTGCAAATTTTTGAGAGGAAAGCAGGTGGATGGAGTGTGGAAGGGAAGTAGACCTTAAAATATCAGCAGACGGACAGAAGATATTGTGcatcataaaagtaaaattcatATTAATTCAGCTGAAGACATTGTACAGAATAAGGGTCATGTGTTGACCACGTTTCATCCATGGGATTTGATGGGAATCTTTGACTTACCAGGTTAACCGCCTCTTCAGAATAagatgatgtaaaataaaatttctacttcctgttttcagagCACACACCCTTAAAacgttttaaatgtttctgcaatTAGAGACctaaaatgtcttaaactcagattatttttttattaagttaatgtttatcacaggtcttaaatgtTGTCTTGGTAGGACTATATAATTTTGTACGTTTTTGTTCTCgctggacttttctgtcaggcagaAGTTCGAGTCGCACTCAGACATCTTCACTGTGTGTGTGACTCTTAATGGTTGAAGCTACCGGTAACTCACTGCTAACATGCCTTGCTAGCTGGTTCAAGTTCAAATTTATCACCAGTTGGCTGGACGAAGTTTGTTCGTTTCGgtggaaatattaaattttatccATAGCAgcctttaaaagtcttaaattagaGTTGGTGAAACCTAATGTAAGGTTTGGGTAATTCCTCCTTTAAACTGTTTGTGTCATGAGACACAAAACAGACAGGTTCTACTGGTCTGATGAAACAAACCTGATACATAGTTTGCAACAAGTTTGACGTCTTGCTGTtgcattataaaataaagttgtgtAATAAACTGGTGTTAGTTGGTTTGGTCTCTGCAGTAACACATTGGCCACGTCTAGTAGCAATCCCCTGAGCAGAGCAACCTGTGCTTCAGATATTCTTTCATTTCTCTCCATGGATCCAGTTTTAACTAAAACCGCAGCACTCGCCTTATTTGCTTACCTAATATGTTTAGTGAAACATAAAGCTGTCCAACCTTATGAGCTGCAGCATAACCGACAAAGAAGTCTTTCATTTGAATTCATGACTCACCGAAGCTATAAAACCATTTTCACATGGAACTTGGTTTCTGGAAGGTGTCGGTATTCACTGGGAGCAGCAACACTTGAATATCTTGAATTTGTGCTCTTGCGACAATTTCTCAGCAACTCACAGATCCGCAGGTTCAGTTAAATGAAGCGATATCTGGTTACGTTTCGCCTAAAGAGGCTGCTGATAAATGTGCAGTCTTGTGTCTTTGGCTTGGAGTGGCTTTgaaaaggggtaaaaaaaatattggtgcCGCCAGATATGTACTTATCGTGTTGTAATTTCCTTGTTGTTCCTTCCTTTAATCACTATGGCAGTTAATGTACTGCTTCAGATGATCTCACAAAACAGATGGTAGAAAAATGACACGGCTGCACTGATAGGTCTTAATTTGCTCTCAAATcactctttaaaacaaaacgtttctttttaatatgtgtgtgtgtgtgtgctgtagATCGCAGCCGAGGTTCGAACCGCCAAACGGGAGCTGAAGAAAGCTCGCACCGTCCTGCAGATGGACGAGCTGAAGTGCCGAAAGCGAGTCCTCCGAAGACTCGGCTTCGCCAGCCCCTCTGATGTCATCGAGATGAAAGGCAGAGTCGCCTGTGAAATCAGCAGGTAGGAGGAATTTCCCAGGTTTTCTGAACTAGCTGTAGCTGTTTGTAGCAGTTTCCACTCTTGAGCTGCTCACTTtagagcagaaaacaaatttcACTTCTCTGTGTGCGAGCTGTGAATGTATTTTGCTACGTTTTATAATCATTAGTTATGGAGCGTAATTTTAGTCAAGTTTTTCAAGCCATTAAGAGAATGTTGAACAGGGCAGCTTACCTTCAGCTACAAGAAACCAAATAGCTGGTGCTGTAGATTTATATGAAAACACCCATTGAGTGattcaatttaatttgtttttgttggagcTCCTCGTTGAAGtagttatattttaatgttttaaacacatttgtaaGAGTGCGGTTTGACCACAACTGTATGGTTGTGGTCAACTCTGGATCCTCCTGTTTCAAATTTTAAGATCTGAGTTCCTAACTAAAGTTGCTGTGAGAacagtgttttttgttgctgtagTAACTCTGCTCATCTCCTCTCTGCctctgtttaataaaaacaataagaagaTAGTGTTCTACAAAGTGCTGACGGTGTGTGTTAACCTGTGCAGCGCCGATGAGCTCCTGCTGACGGAGATGGTGTTTAATGGCCTCTTCAACGACCTGACGGTGGAACAAGCCACCGCCCTCCTGTCCTGCTTCGTCTTCCAGGAGAACGTATGAACAGACGCACAGAAACTCACACAGTTCCTCTAACTCTGTCCAAACACTCCTGACACAATCCGAATCCCATTCCAACCGAGTCCAGATCAGGTTGCATTCTTGGCCTGTTTTACTGCTCTGCAAGCATAACAAACTAGAGGTTgatttgtttgtcctgtctaATGAAGCAGAGCTGGTCCAGCATCAGATTTTTCagcagagcttttttttttccctctctctctggcTCTTATCCTGCAGACTTCATCCATCTTGTCAAAATAACCACCACTAAAGCTTGGATCCGATGTCGAGGAAatagttatttaaataatcccAGTTTTCAGCCTTCACTGTTTTATCAGCGTCTCCTCAGTCAGGCTCATATAAAGTCTAAACAGCagcacattttgtttgttttgctctctgATCATTAATGAAGTCATTCCGGCCCGCAGGCCAACGAGATGCCAAAGCTAACCGAGCAGCTGGCCGCGCCGCTCAGACAAATGCAGGTGGGACTTTATGACGCACGAATGGCTGGAAGAAATTCTAGCTTTAATGGAGACGTGAACACCGCTGTTGCTGCTTTCAGGAGTGTGCAAAGCGCATCGCCAAAGTGTCTGCAGACGCCAAGCTGGAAGTCGATGAGGAGACTTACCTAAACCAATTCAAACCTCACTTGATGGATGTGGTGTTCGCCTGGGCCAACGGGGCCACGTTCGCTCAGATCTGCAAGATGACGGACGTCTTTGAAGGTTTGTTCCTGGCAGCTTTTTAACCGTATCCAACGTTTCTCCCACTGCGtacttatattttctttcttttttttaatgctgccttTTTGGggggttaaagaaaaaaaaaaatcgatttATTGTGCGGTTGAATTCCCAATCCAAAGTTTTCCCAGAAGTGATCTCATGAGTAAAATATGAGATGGTACCATAATAAGAAATATGAATCTGGGTTGAGAAACCCGAGGGAGGATTCGAtaaacttgtgtgtgtgtgtgtgtgtgtgtgtattctggcaacccaaagaaaaatgagaaatttcTGCGATTATTCAATCAGCTCTgttcatttaactttaaaatgaactCTTGGGTGTTTTTCTTTCCGTGTAAATGTCTCCAACACTCAgagcatttgtttttctgcaggaagcATCATTCGCTGCATGCGCCGCCTGGAGGAGGTGCTGCGACAGATGTGCTCTGCAGCCAAAGCCATCGGTAACACTGAACTGGAGAACAAGTTTGCAGAAGGTAAACACAGAGCTGTTCACTTAAATTGGTTacattttcacttaaaacagtAGATCAAATGGGTGTACGAATTTAGCTGTTCAGGTCTAAAAACCATGATggatttcaatttttttcatttttttgggAGAGGAGAGGTCTGAAAACATTCcactttatgttaaaaaaatatttttctacttgTACTGATggttgcaaatatttttatctctttgttgAGTAAAATTGAAAAAGCTATGCATATAGGGATTATAGGATTTGAGACATAGAGCATGCTAACATCTACTTGTATCTAAAGCTGTTTAACTGGACCtgaatgcttttatttaaaaaaggaaaaccctactaaaatatgtaaatgtaatgatgcaattatatatttaacttgCATGTTGCCATGActgaaaattagaataaaacaatgtgCAACAGAACCTGTGAATAATTGTACAATTTTGTCACTTCTGTTTGCAGGCATCACAAAGATTAAGAGAGACATAGTTTTCGCTGCCAGTCTCTATTTATAGACACAAGATGACTTCAACCCTGAATCGGTCCTACCCAAAGTTATCCAAACAACTTTCAGAAGGATTTGCTTccactccattttgttttctccattaCATCTtgattaaagatttattttggattGGAGGCATCTTATTGGTCAGAAAACATTGtacattcaggtttttattgaaTTCATACATCAAACACATGCATCATTTGAGTTAATGTTTGCGAGTTAAATggctttatttttccttattttagaCGTGTACATAATtgtaacattgtttttttttcttttcttttcttttcaataaaaagtctGTATGGTGATTTGTTTACATACAGATTATACAAAAGCACAttgttctgtatttgttttatacAAGATTCACAGGGAGCTGTAATCGCCACAGCAGTCCAGTACAAGGCAACACAGGACTCAGCAGTCAGCTGGGCGTCACACTAACCCAAAgccacaaaacaaacacttggtGTATGATATCAGGTTAGACAGCAGCAGTCTGGATGTGCAACAGCGCTGTTCTCTGGCTTAGGGTCAGATTCatccttttctttcattcacTATTGGAGACATAAAACTGACCCTAAACCAGATCCATGAGCGCGTGCTGACTGCAGTTCAGGAAAAGCACTAAGCAGGATTACATTCACAGGTTTTCAACGCGCCCTCCCTCCCAGCAGTGGTCAGATCCTTTTGGTGCATGCAGTTTTCTCTCCGCTTCAGTAGGTCACACTAATAGATCCACCTCATTTTTCAATCTTCAGCTTGTGATCTACATCTGGATACTTTTCACAATCTTTCGTTCACCCAAAGCACTGGTAAACAAGCTCGAAATACCCTAAAGTGTGAAATTCAAAGAGGCCATGTGTGGTTCTGAGAGTTCAGATTACTTGAGTAATAATCAGGTAGTTCAGACGAGACGTCCATGCAGCGTATTGAATGGGGGATTTGCTTGGGATTAAAGGCTTCGAAGCTGGAATTCTGGGCGTGCGTTGGAAGATGAGGACTCTTAGCTTAGCTCCACTTAGCTTAGTTGGGACTCTCAAAGTGATTCCCGTTTGTGGGGGTCTCCTGCAGCGTTGTGTGAGGGATGTCCGTCTCTTTACGGCACtctgttgttttgaaaaagtCTGATATGAAGAAGACCTGCAGGAATcgggaattaaaaaaaatgtttatacaaTGCAGAACTTTTCATatctacattttgtcacatggaCTACAgacttttaatgtttattttatgcagaCCTACCAAATTATGTCTGTAATTTTGAAATGGagataaaataattgttttcaaaatacaagtaattgaaaactattttcaaaaggAGTTTGCACAGCAAGTCTTGTATGCCTTTACCTCCTTTGCTTATGTAGAAACTGAAATCTttacttcaacattttttattatttttttttctacttcatgTCCAGTTAGATTTCATGCAGAGCATCTGAACAGCAGGTTGTAGGTATTGCTACAGATTTTAAATTGGATTTAcaactgaactttgactggaccattctaatcACTGATCTAAACTGCAGCTCCTACTCCATGGTGGGGGTTGTTATCCAATCCAAAGGTGAACCTTTGCCCTAGTCTCACGTCTTTTGaagcctctaacaggttttcatTGAGAAATCCAGAGTATTTTTGCTCTATCACCGCTCTAAAATAACTCCTCCCCTTACCCCCActacttttcacatttatggCATTAAATCTCCAAATTAAAagtttcatataaaaaaaaaactaggagTGTGAATACAATTGGAAGACAACTTAAATGCAGCTGGTGGTGAAATGTTTAATGACTAGATGATCGCAGCACGTACCACCAGCAGAGCCATGACTGCGCCCTGCAGCAGCCCTGTCAGCACGTCGCTCCAGTGATGTTTGTAATCGGAAACCCTCGACAGGCCGGTGTACACCGAGGCAGCGATCAGGAAGAACTGAAGGGTTGGTCTGAGCAGCCGCGCCCACTGGACCTGAAGCCGCGCCTGCAGGTAGAGCTGTGGAACACAGATCGGTGATTCATGTTTGTTACAGACAACTCTAGTGAGTGGCtacagacatgttttttttttttttaaagaataatcaAGGTCACTGATTGACGTAATCAGTAGTTATATGAAAAATTAATCTTACTAAATGTGATCATTCCCACATAACTTCTACTGCAGAATAATCTCTTGCCTAACAGAGATGTTTAATCCAATTATAAACCAGAGGAGTTGAATAATTTGTGTCGTCTCAGGCTCGCTCTCAAATGGTTTTGTGTCAAGGACACAGAGTTTAACCTTTGTCCAGGTCTGCGTTTTCGTGTTCCTTCCTGCTACATCTTACTGACGTAAATGTTGACCAAAGGCTAGAGCTTTCCACCCCACACAGGAGAAAGGAGCTTATTGCGTTAATGCTGAGACTTTGTCCccagatttatttatatctgAAAGTATTGAATGAATCAGCAGCTCACAAAGTTTATCAGGACTTGGCAGTAAAACCAGCTCTGCACAATCACAGCAGGGTGCTACTGAGACTGTTCATGAGGTACAGGAATGTGATCTTTAAACAGTGTGGcttgaatgtaaataaatatcagcaCCTGCCATATTTGGGTGAAACTACAGCAAGATCGTAAACCGAAACATCAGACTCAACTTGCCTGTAAATGTCACAAAACTCAATGCAGACACCAAATAACAgatcctgtttgttttgtgtggaAGCTGACTGGATCCTAACAACATTTGTATGAAATTCCTTTAACTAGCAGGGAACACCTCGTCTGcaacttaaaaacaaaggaGGGTTCAAAGTTCAATGTTCATCCCAGTCTGTACTGATTCTACTGAACTTTAAACAACTAAATTCAGAAAAAACGTTTCATCTACATAATTAACTTAGTGTCTggatggagatttttttttttccaaccggGGTTAAAGGAAGTACTAATAAGCAGTCAGAGTCTTACCTACTCTCAAAAGCAGCGATTGAAAGTACAATTGAAAGTAAATATAACCACCATAATGGCATATAGgattaattgtttattattattattattattattacttatacCTGCCCaccaacaaaaatgtgaaaaactccAATAGATGCTTAATGTCTCATAATTCTTAAGAAGTCTGTTAGGGACATTCCCTTCAGGTTAAATCAAGAAATAGGAGAACCACATTATTGACTAAACAATGATAATTTCGTCAGTTCAACTACAGACAAATTTAACATTCATTGTGAAAGCTTCACCATCCCTAAGTCTCACTTTCAGTAGCACTAAGTTGTTCCTAGTCTTTATGCTGATTGTGttggtcttgttttttttttgccatctttaaaataaaacataaatcagcATGTTTAGTGGGAGTTAAAAAGAGGTTATCTTGAAAATATTCCAGATAAACCTTCccacaaaatgcaaatatttccatttgAACTCAACTAAACATGCCATGTTCTGATTTCTTTATCTGCGATTTATTTTGATCCGTAACAACTGACAACTAAACATCAAACTGAGCTGTGACTGATAGAGGCGACGCAAATTGTATCTGGTTGTTCAAGTTTACCCCTGGATTCTGCTTAAAGTGTTTATGCACAACACTGAAATCATAAATTAgagaaatttattaaaaacatatccAAGGGATTTCTGCTCGGCGTGCAGCTGGTTGGAGGTACTTACAGCGAGGAACAGCATGCAGTACATGGAGAACGACGAGTGGCCAGAATAGAAGGACAGTCTGCAACAGAAAGACAGAAGCATGACTCAAAACCGGGCCTGTGTGTGTAATCTGTTCAAGCAAATGAGAGGCTGTGCAAACATGCACCGCTGCAGCGGGCTTTTGTTCGTAAACATTTCGGAGAAATGATAACTGAGGGGGGATGTTGAGGTTACATGGAGCTGCTCTTCCTCACTGTCCCCTCTGCCTGtgctacttcctgtttgaaacACATATGTTGTCATttcacagctgtgtgtgtgtgtgtgtgtgtgatgcagaCTGAGCCCGGTGCTCAACCTAATAAGAAAcctacatttaaagaaaactcaaGAGACGACGTTCAGCTCATAACTCAAAAGGACGGAAAAACGAGTGAAAGTTCGGCATTCTGCTGTCGCTCCTGCGTGGAGCAAACCAAGGCTATCCACCGGGAAAATCTTTTACTGCGAATTTGTACATCATCAGAAAAACTGCTTGGTCATTGTGAAGAGAgaggtttcttcctgtgatGCACCTCGCAAACAAATATCTGTGCCATCCAAGACCAGAGGATCTGTTTTCCCTGGCAGATCAAGAGTCACGTTACTGTAAGATGAGGCTGAGCAGGCCACCCTGACCAGCCCTCTTTCTTGTTCTGCTGCACTTTATTGGACCCATTAGTGTCTGGCAGGCCGTCCTAAAACACCCGGATGAGGCAGCTGGAAATCTGTGTCCCAACATTAATCTTAAAAGCGCCGGATATATCTGCTCGTCAATCAGTGGATCCCTCTCTTGCACTGCCGTCacactacatttaaaaaaaagaacagactGCTGATAGGGGAAAAACGGCTAGAAATATGAACCACACCCTTGTAGAGTTACTGTAGGTGACAAGGAAAACCAGTGGGCACATACAAAAGcagctacagaaaaaaaaaagaggaaggttTAAGAAACAAAGGAGAAACCTGAAAAGAATAAAGGCTGCTCGGCTATAAAGGAGAGCTGAATTTTCCTCGCATCCCAGAATAAACTCTCCACCCTCAGCAGTCCTCTGTGGTTTCATCGACATTAGAATGAGGAGAGGAAATCCTCTCCTCCCAATGTTCTTCCCGCTGCTCTGAGCAGATAACAGACACGGAAAAGCTTCATAAAAACAAGCTTTACATTCCTGTGCCATCAGTACAACCATCAGTTTTCGTATTCATCATACTCCAACTGGTTTCCACCTTTTATATGTCATTTGCttatagctttttaaaaatcgatcgtattttcattttacatttattttaatctttaataagAATAATCCTGAgaaattgacatttaaaaaaaataattcttagatGAAAATATTCCAACCTCGCAGATTcagcttatttttttcccacttgtTTTATAAGTTTAGCACGTACTGCTCAACctgttttggtttattatgCCTATGTGGTCGACAATGTGTCTGTgtaaccttttctttttgtacttcCAAAACAGATTAAAGCGTAAGGCTTCAGGTATTTTGATTTTACTCCTTCAGAGTCCAATTTCCAAATTACTTGGGCAAGAAAGAAATCCAGGTTATCCTCTGAATGATTTTACACTTGAAGCTGCAACTAAAGCCTAGTAATCATCTCATTTATCTGAACAAGGAAGGAACATGGGGAGAAAaagattacttttattttcagtaacttGTAGATCTGCTAGttgtatctttttttccctctattATGAATATTTT
The sequence above is a segment of the Gambusia affinis linkage group LG17, SWU_Gaff_1.0, whole genome shotgun sequence genome. Coding sequences within it:
- the mtrex gene encoding exosome RNA helicase MTR4, with amino-acid sequence MADPFGDGLFSVFDDEQGSAGRRTPTSASTETGKSAGKSGADRDAGPSALVKREADSDGGEEVVFGKKPRHEAVSSSDLNLAEFMPQVKVEQVETVEGCSHEVALPADEEYKSLKPRVGKAAKEYPFVLDPFQREAILCIDNNQSVLVSAHTSAGKTVCAEYAIALALREKQRVIFTSPIKALSNQKYREMYEEFQDVGLMTGDVTINPTASCLVMTTEILRSMLYRGSEIMREVAWVIFDEIHYMRDAERGVVWEETIILLPDNVHYVFLSATIPNAKQFAEWICHLHKQPCHVVYTDYRPTPLQHYIFPAGGDGLHLVVDENGDFREDNFNTAMQVLRDAGESGGSSGGAKWDRSRKGGTKGPSSVFKIVKMIMERNFQPVIIFSFSKKDCEAYALQVSKLDFNNDDEKRLVEEVFNNAVDCLSDEDKKLPQVEHVLPLLKRGIGIHHGGLLPILKETIEILFSEGLLKALFATETFAMGINMPARTVLFTSARKFDGKNHRFITSGEYIQMSGRAGRRGMDDRGIVIFMVDEKMSPAVGKQLLKGSADPLNSAFHLTYNMVLNLLRVEEINPEYMLEKSFYQFQHYRALPGVVEKIKKLEEQYHTIEIPNEDSVITYFKIRQQLAKLGKEIQEFIHKPKYCLPFLQPGRLVKVKNEDTDFGWGVVVNFSKKANTKACGDSEPLYVVEVLLHCSKESAKNSATEAAKPAAPGETGEMQVVPVMLHLLTSISSVRLYIPKDLRPFDNRQLMLKSIQEVQKRFPDGVPLLDPIDDMGIKDPGLKKVIQKVEAFEHRMYTHTLHSDPNLESVYSLCERKAQIAAEVRTAKRELKKARTVLQMDELKCRKRVLRRLGFASPSDVIEMKGRVACEISSADELLLTEMVFNGLFNDLTVEQATALLSCFVFQENANEMPKLTEQLAAPLRQMQECAKRIAKVSADAKLEVDEETYLNQFKPHLMDVVFAWANGATFAQICKMTDVFEGSIIRCMRRLEEVLRQMCSAAKAIGNTELENKFAEGITKIKRDIVFAASLYL